In Arthrobacter sp. SLBN-112, a genomic segment contains:
- a CDS encoding aspartate transaminase, with the protein MPEFVPASRVTRIKSSPSVAAAARVRELKAEGRRILDLTVGEPDFDTPQHIKDAAVAAIDRGETKYTSVTGTPELQKAILQTLHRKTGQQYTAGEITIGGGGKQVIFTAFMATLDPGDEVVIPAPYWVSYPDMVLANEGTPVIVSCGEDTGFKLTPEALAGALTEHTKWVILNTPSNPTGAVYSREELAGLAAVLKDHPAVYVLTDEIYDEIHFGEEPITSLVAVAPELKDRVLVTNGVSKAYAMTGWRLGYAGGPGPLVAAINKLQSQMSSCPSSISQAAAAAALTGDQAFVRESVDVYRERRDAAITGLNAVKGLQCTTPDGAFYAYVNCAGVIGKTTPDGRQITSDEDFTLYLLEAASVAVIQGSAYGLSPYFRISYATGLPVIEESIAAIEKAVTALA; encoded by the coding sequence ATGCCTGAATTCGTGCCCGCATCACGCGTAACCCGTATCAAATCCTCACCCAGCGTTGCCGCGGCGGCCCGCGTGCGGGAGCTCAAGGCCGAGGGCCGCCGGATCCTGGACCTGACGGTCGGCGAGCCGGATTTCGACACGCCTCAGCACATCAAGGACGCTGCCGTCGCAGCCATCGACCGTGGTGAAACCAAGTACACATCGGTCACCGGGACGCCCGAACTGCAAAAGGCCATCCTGCAGACGCTGCACCGCAAAACCGGGCAGCAGTACACCGCCGGCGAAATCACCATCGGGGGAGGCGGCAAGCAGGTCATCTTCACCGCGTTCATGGCCACCCTCGATCCGGGCGACGAGGTTGTCATTCCCGCACCGTACTGGGTCTCCTACCCGGACATGGTGCTCGCCAACGAAGGCACCCCCGTCATCGTTTCCTGTGGTGAGGACACCGGTTTCAAACTAACCCCTGAGGCACTGGCAGGCGCACTGACGGAGCACACCAAGTGGGTCATCCTCAACACGCCCTCCAACCCCACGGGAGCGGTGTACTCCCGCGAAGAACTGGCAGGCCTGGCCGCCGTCCTCAAGGACCACCCTGCCGTCTATGTCCTCACCGATGAGATCTACGACGAGATCCACTTCGGCGAAGAGCCCATAACGAGTCTCGTGGCCGTTGCCCCTGAGCTTAAGGACCGTGTGCTGGTCACCAACGGGGTCTCCAAGGCCTACGCGATGACCGGATGGCGGCTGGGTTACGCCGGCGGACCGGGGCCCCTGGTGGCTGCCATCAACAAGCTGCAGTCCCAAATGTCCTCCTGCCCGTCCTCCATCAGCCAGGCGGCTGCTGCCGCGGCACTCACCGGAGACCAGGCCTTCGTCCGCGAAAGCGTGGACGTGTACCGCGAACGGCGCGATGCGGCAATCACCGGGCTGAACGCCGTCAAGGGCCTGCAATGCACGACGCCGGATGGCGCCTTTTACGCCTACGTCAACTGCGCCGGGGTCATCGGCAAGACGACGCCCGACGGTAGGCAGATCACCAGCGACGAGGACTTCACGCTGTACCTGCTGGAAGCAGCGTCTGTTGCCGTCATCCAGGGTTCGGCCTACGGACTCAGCCCCTACTTCCGAATCTCCTACGCCACCGGGCTACCGGTGATCGAGGAATCCATTGCCGCCATCGAAAAGGCCGTCACGGCGCTGGCCTGA
- a CDS encoding MFS transporter, with translation MTETLLPKKTPVRAAVAAWIGTTLEYYDFAVYGTSSALILNVLFFSPDLPQGISVLLAMVTFAVGYAVRPLGSLILGPLGDRRGRKFVMMITLFGIGGCTFLIGCLPTYAQIGPLAPILLVLIRVIQGLCLSGEQPSAITMSLEHASEGRRGFLASFTTLGSSSGTLLTLLVFIPIAAMPSEQLLSWGWRLPFWASAVVVVAAYLIRRHIQEPPEFVKVQAAKVNVAPLRHLLRFHWRAVLRIVFCALIAGTSYMMQTFSVAFGTAGYKLDKPTMLLTTTVSAVIALGITPLAGFLVDKIGRKTMFLIATGGAGITMVPYLWSITTGNWSLIFLFGIINYSLFYSMVNASWPSFFAEMFPGRLRVSGLALGTQIGFAISGVIGPVLSTALAGPDLKDWVGPSMVALGFMVLAGISALTAKETKNYTLKELDEVQQSERETSVLTAATVSPGTAARGLAG, from the coding sequence ATGACTGAAACCTTACTTCCGAAGAAGACCCCGGTCAGGGCCGCAGTCGCGGCCTGGATCGGCACGACGCTGGAGTACTACGACTTCGCCGTGTACGGCACCTCGTCGGCGTTGATTCTGAACGTCCTCTTCTTCTCGCCCGATTTGCCCCAGGGCATCAGCGTGCTGCTCGCCATGGTCACCTTCGCGGTCGGCTACGCGGTACGCCCCCTCGGCTCCCTCATCCTGGGACCGCTGGGTGACCGCCGTGGCCGCAAGTTCGTCATGATGATCACACTGTTTGGCATCGGCGGCTGTACCTTCCTGATCGGCTGCCTGCCCACGTACGCCCAGATCGGTCCTCTTGCTCCGATCCTGCTCGTGCTGATCCGCGTCATCCAAGGACTGTGCCTTTCCGGCGAGCAGCCCAGTGCCATCACCATGAGCCTGGAGCATGCTTCCGAGGGCCGACGCGGGTTCCTCGCCAGCTTCACCACGTTGGGATCCTCCTCCGGCACGCTGCTCACCCTGCTGGTCTTCATCCCGATCGCCGCCATGCCCTCGGAGCAGTTGCTGAGCTGGGGTTGGCGGCTTCCGTTCTGGGCCTCCGCCGTCGTGGTCGTCGCTGCCTACCTGATCCGCCGCCACATCCAGGAGCCGCCCGAGTTCGTGAAGGTCCAGGCCGCCAAGGTGAACGTCGCCCCCCTCAGGCACCTTCTGCGCTTCCACTGGCGCGCGGTGCTGCGGATCGTATTCTGTGCGCTCATCGCGGGCACGAGCTACATGATGCAAACTTTCTCGGTGGCATTCGGTACCGCCGGATACAAGCTGGATAAGCCGACCATGCTCCTGACGACCACCGTCTCGGCAGTGATCGCCCTCGGAATCACGCCCCTGGCAGGATTCTTGGTGGACAAGATCGGCCGCAAAACGATGTTCCTCATCGCAACAGGCGGCGCAGGCATCACAATGGTGCCCTACCTGTGGTCAATCACGACCGGGAACTGGTCGCTGATCTTCCTGTTTGGCATCATCAACTACTCCCTCTTCTACTCCATGGTGAACGCGTCCTGGCCCTCGTTCTTCGCAGAGATGTTCCCCGGCCGCCTGCGCGTCTCCGGACTCGCCCTTGGCACCCAGATCGGCTTCGCCATCTCGGGCGTCATCGGCCCCGTTCTCTCGACAGCACTCGCTGGCCCCGACCTGAAAGATTGGGTCGGGCCCTCCATGGTCGCGCTCGGGTTCATGGTCCTGGCAGGAATCTCAGCCCTCACCGCCAAGGAAACCAAAAATTACACGCTCAAGGAACTCGACGAGGTGCAGCAGAGCGAACGGGAAACGTCCGTCCTCACGGCCGCGACCGTGTCCCCGGGCACAGCTGCCCGCGGCCTCGCTGGTTAG
- a CDS encoding SDR family NAD(P)-dependent oxidoreductase: MARLSGRIAVVTGAAGGIGRAVAAGLAREGAAVVVVARSQARAQAAMADIRTRVPAAQLEPLACDLSLQSSIRSAMAELGTRHDRVDVLVNTAGVFRKERHETAEGLELTFATNVMSYFLVTGLLLDALKKGATAAMPSRIVNIASKYGNVQLPFDDLQTATGKYSFLRSTPPTMLARVLLTQEFAERLRGTGVVANAVHPGLVRSTGLLQDVGGPFRWITNTLGKTAERAADTPLWLATSPEAAAVTGKLWAKRKQLPTPGMGSDPEARQRLWEACTRLAGTDFA; this comes from the coding sequence ATGGCAAGGTTGAGCGGACGCATTGCGGTGGTAACCGGTGCCGCCGGCGGCATTGGACGGGCGGTTGCTGCCGGGCTGGCCCGCGAAGGGGCCGCCGTCGTGGTGGTGGCCCGCAGCCAGGCCCGCGCGCAGGCCGCCATGGCGGATATCCGGACCCGCGTCCCGGCCGCGCAGCTGGAGCCCCTGGCCTGTGACCTGTCGCTGCAATCCTCCATCCGTTCGGCAATGGCGGAACTGGGTACCCGTCATGACCGGGTGGACGTGCTGGTGAACACCGCCGGTGTATTCCGCAAGGAGCGCCATGAAACCGCCGAAGGGCTGGAGCTCACCTTCGCCACGAACGTGATGTCCTATTTCCTGGTGACCGGGCTCCTGCTGGACGCCCTCAAAAAGGGCGCCACGGCCGCCATGCCGTCTCGCATCGTCAATATCGCCTCCAAATACGGCAATGTCCAGCTCCCGTTCGATGACCTGCAGACCGCCACGGGTAAATACAGTTTCCTCCGTTCCACACCACCAACCATGCTGGCCCGGGTCCTCCTGACACAGGAGTTTGCCGAACGGCTGCGCGGCACGGGCGTGGTGGCCAACGCCGTGCACCCGGGGCTGGTGCGGAGCACGGGGCTGCTGCAGGACGTGGGCGGTCCGTTCCGCTGGATCACCAACACACTGGGCAAGACGGCGGAACGGGCTGCGGACACGCCATTGTGGCTGGCGACCTCGCCCGAGGCTGCAGCCGTGACCGGCAAGTTGTGGGCGAAGCGGAAGCAACTTCCCACCCCGGGCATGGGCTCGGACCCGGAGGCCCGGCAGCGCCTGTGGGAGGCCTGCACCCGCCTGGCCGGCACGGATTTCGCGTGA
- a CDS encoding DUF4193 domain-containing protein, whose translation MSVDYDAPRVTPEEEPNVALEELKSDKSGRREAGPDMDETDLADSFELPGADLSNEELLIQVVPVQADEFTCMSCFLVHHRSQLAREKDGKKYCKECEG comes from the coding sequence ATGTCAGTTGACTACGACGCTCCGCGGGTTACTCCCGAGGAAGAGCCGAACGTCGCTTTGGAGGAGCTGAAGTCCGATAAGTCCGGCCGCCGGGAGGCCGGTCCCGACATGGACGAGACGGACCTCGCGGACAGCTTCGAGCTGCCCGGCGCCGATCTTTCCAACGAGGAACTCCTCATCCAGGTGGTACCGGTGCAGGCGGATGAATTCACCTGCATGTCATGCTTCCTGGTCCACCACCGCAGCCAGCTGGCCCGGGAGAAGGACGGCAAGAAGTACTGCAAGGAATGTGAGGGGTAG
- a CDS encoding quercetin 2,3-dioxygenase encodes MSLSVEEMNKQLPVANALPGEAVPYYMASGEGARYEINGQLVTVIARAADTGGIFSAAYISGGMGAESPFVSHSIEHKTLYVFDGILHVWLPGESRILTPGDSVVIPPNTPHAYRMASHYTRFLNWMTPGGGEAYYERVGTPIDSHVPPVRPGHKASLQQQAEVGAEFGITFPDVERVAPSFKHDAGLPPTQSPYFLSAGEGERLAGYQTMFTYLSRPANTGSNYFAVHTKGAKSPYIPLHFHSQHTENFLCTEGRMWLYANGREVLLTKGDFLHAPAGTVHSFALDAHNTQMVGFLTPSVFNGFFEYFNKPTEDYMYTEGGEPYMDMEGFGRAQAEMDLTVVGPPPQRRVALDIL; translated from the coding sequence ATGTCCCTCAGCGTTGAGGAAATGAACAAGCAACTCCCGGTGGCCAACGCGCTGCCCGGTGAGGCAGTCCCGTATTACATGGCGTCCGGTGAAGGCGCGCGCTACGAAATCAACGGCCAGCTGGTGACGGTCATCGCCCGCGCCGCCGATACGGGAGGGATCTTCAGCGCAGCCTATATTTCCGGCGGCATGGGGGCCGAGTCCCCCTTCGTCAGCCACAGCATCGAGCACAAGACGCTGTACGTGTTCGACGGGATCCTGCACGTCTGGCTGCCTGGCGAGAGCAGGATCCTCACCCCGGGCGACTCGGTGGTCATCCCGCCCAACACCCCGCACGCCTACAGGATGGCCAGCCACTACACCCGGTTCCTGAACTGGATGACCCCCGGCGGCGGCGAGGCGTACTACGAGCGGGTTGGCACTCCCATCGATTCGCACGTCCCGCCGGTCCGGCCGGGGCACAAGGCCAGCCTGCAGCAGCAGGCCGAGGTGGGCGCCGAGTTCGGGATCACCTTCCCCGACGTTGAGCGCGTGGCGCCGTCGTTCAAGCACGACGCCGGCCTGCCGCCCACACAGAGCCCCTACTTCCTCAGTGCCGGCGAGGGTGAGCGGCTGGCCGGCTACCAGACGATGTTCACCTACCTGTCCCGGCCCGCCAATACCGGCTCCAACTACTTCGCCGTGCACACCAAGGGCGCCAAATCCCCCTACATTCCGCTGCATTTCCACTCGCAGCACACGGAGAACTTCCTCTGCACCGAAGGCCGGATGTGGCTTTACGCCAACGGCCGCGAGGTGCTCCTGACCAAGGGCGACTTCCTGCACGCCCCCGCCGGGACCGTCCACTCGTTCGCGCTCGATGCCCACAACACCCAGATGGTGGGCTTCCTGACGCCATCGGTCTTCAACGGGTTCTTTGAGTACTTCAACAAGCCCACCGAGGACTACATGTACACCGAGGGCGGCGAACCGTACATGGACATGGAAGGCTTCGGCCGCGCCCAGGCCGAGATGGACCTGACCGTCGTGGGACCTCCGCCGCAGCGCCGCGTTGCGCTGGACATCCTGTAA
- a CDS encoding AsnC family protein translates to MEVERMKTLVASMDGKGPAEALYAVAELQKEVGRTEASLVRRARQAGLSWEAIALCLGVSKQAVHRKYGKQ, encoded by the coding sequence ATGGAGGTGGAGCGGATGAAGACGCTGGTGGCATCAATGGATGGAAAAGGGCCTGCGGAGGCCCTGTACGCAGTGGCCGAGCTGCAGAAGGAAGTGGGACGCACCGAGGCGTCCCTGGTCCGGCGGGCCCGGCAGGCCGGTTTGTCCTGGGAAGCGATTGCCCTGTGCCTGGGCGTCAGCAAGCAGGCAGTGCACCGCAAATACGGGAAACAGTAA
- a CDS encoding DUF3500 domain-containing protein, translating to MQTPSFRDYLFAPDHPRVAGIRGLDAREYAAAAKSDSFAGPMIEGWQQLYPQPFTGITSDGDRREGLYPLGPARPGEEAPTAEMVAAARKLLDAATADQARKLGYAVDAPEWQSWANPEFMQHDTGLRLDELEPAVRDAVLGVVEASLSAEGFELVRNLMRINGFLGELVELPLLMNEFSYNFALYGRPSETEPWGWQLFGHHAALNCLVAGTQLVISPVFMGAEPDVIDAGPHRGVKVFKERIALARELMGTLPAELRSGAVVYGAMVDPAMPEGRLHPGDERHLGGCFQDNRVIPYEGIQVASMPAEALELLDAVVDDFIAYLPDGPRAARRREIREHYGETYFSWIGGWEGEEAFYFRLQSPVVVLELDHHTGVFLSNDQPAPFHMHTVVRTPNGNDYGRELVKQHQSIAP from the coding sequence GTGCAGACGCCGTCCTTCCGTGACTACCTGTTCGCCCCAGACCACCCGCGCGTGGCAGGGATCCGCGGCCTTGATGCCCGCGAGTACGCGGCAGCGGCGAAGAGCGATTCGTTCGCCGGGCCCATGATCGAGGGGTGGCAGCAGCTTTACCCGCAGCCCTTCACCGGGATTACCAGCGACGGCGACCGGCGGGAAGGCTTGTACCCGCTTGGCCCGGCACGGCCCGGCGAAGAGGCGCCCACCGCGGAGATGGTGGCTGCGGCCCGCAAGCTCCTGGATGCTGCCACTGCGGACCAGGCCCGGAAGCTGGGCTACGCCGTGGACGCCCCCGAATGGCAGAGCTGGGCCAACCCGGAGTTCATGCAGCACGACACGGGTCTCCGGCTCGATGAACTGGAGCCCGCGGTGCGCGACGCCGTGCTGGGCGTGGTGGAGGCCAGCCTGAGCGCCGAAGGGTTTGAGCTGGTGCGCAACCTGATGCGCATCAACGGTTTCCTGGGTGAGCTGGTGGAACTGCCGCTGCTGATGAACGAGTTCAGCTATAACTTCGCCCTCTATGGCCGGCCCTCGGAAACCGAACCGTGGGGGTGGCAGCTCTTTGGCCACCACGCGGCGCTGAACTGCCTGGTGGCGGGGACACAGCTGGTGATCTCACCGGTATTCATGGGCGCCGAGCCGGACGTGATCGACGCCGGCCCGCACCGGGGCGTCAAGGTGTTCAAGGAGCGCATCGCCCTGGCCCGGGAACTGATGGGCACCCTGCCCGCGGAGCTGCGGTCCGGCGCTGTTGTGTACGGGGCAATGGTGGACCCCGCCATGCCGGAAGGCCGGCTCCACCCGGGGGATGAACGGCACCTGGGCGGCTGCTTCCAGGACAACCGGGTGATCCCCTACGAGGGCATCCAGGTGGCCAGCATGCCCGCCGAAGCCCTGGAACTGCTCGACGCCGTGGTGGACGACTTCATCGCCTACCTTCCCGACGGCCCGCGCGCAGCGCGCCGGCGCGAAATCCGCGAGCACTACGGCGAGACGTACTTCAGCTGGATCGGCGGCTGGGAGGGGGAGGAAGCGTTCTACTTCCGGCTGCAGAGCCCCGTGGTGGTGCTGGAACTGGACCACCACACCGGCGTGTTCCTCAGCAACGACCAGCCGGCCCCGTTCCACATGCACACCGTCGTCCGTACCCCCAACGGAAACGACTATGGCCGCGAACTGGTGAAGCAACACCAATCGATTGCTCCATAG
- a CDS encoding FAD-dependent monooxygenase, producing the protein MNAFKRAADIPAEAQVLIAGGGPSGLFLALDLASRGIASTVIEPRTAVDHTRPRAKTTNARTMTHLSRLGLADLLRDEAPLPLEYGQDVIFCTGLTGPSAHELRRFRNAFQLVAGRYGPQPECGQQVPQPVLEDVLRSAAADNPLVTFVTGWAVTDVRPAGGDAATGPHAVVVTDSSGARRTITARFLIGADGGSSTVRRSLELRLEGGSAALSNVSILFRSQSLASAIALDPAVQYWVVGSETSGMVGPMDLAGTWWAIIQGVDPAVNVTTEDAAAMVRSLVGSEVDIDVVATDPWTARMLLAPEYSRGTIFLVGDAAHLNPPWGGHGFNTCIGDAANLAWKLAATINGWAGPELLPSYGEERRPVAARTIRDAAENGKALAYHFADPHLAAAGPRGDAARQAANAALAVKRSEFDSLGLVLGYSYAESSLVVPDGLPVPAEDPIHYVPSATPGALLPHAWLADGTSLYSHLGTGFTLLADAAALGGVPAAEVFRPVLAAAARTGVPVTVAVVGPSDDGTQLSAVWGAGILLVRPDQHVAWRGNSAAAAGAALSAAAGWSPTSLETTRSIRADAVLP; encoded by the coding sequence ATGAATGCCTTCAAGCGCGCTGCGGACATTCCGGCGGAGGCCCAGGTCCTTATCGCCGGCGGCGGACCCAGCGGGTTGTTCCTGGCATTGGACCTGGCCTCGCGGGGAATCGCCAGCACCGTCATCGAACCCCGCACCGCCGTGGACCACACCCGGCCGCGGGCCAAGACCACCAACGCCCGCACCATGACCCACCTGAGCCGGCTGGGGCTCGCGGACCTGCTCAGGGACGAGGCGCCGCTGCCGCTGGAGTACGGGCAGGACGTCATCTTCTGCACCGGGCTCACGGGCCCCTCCGCCCACGAGCTGCGCCGGTTCCGCAACGCCTTCCAGCTGGTCGCCGGCCGGTACGGCCCGCAGCCGGAGTGTGGCCAGCAGGTGCCGCAACCGGTCCTCGAAGACGTCCTGCGCTCCGCCGCAGCGGACAACCCCCTGGTTACGTTCGTGACCGGGTGGGCCGTCACTGACGTCAGGCCTGCCGGCGGCGACGCTGCCACCGGGCCGCACGCCGTCGTCGTCACGGATTCCTCCGGTGCCCGCCGCACCATCACCGCGCGGTTCCTCATCGGCGCCGACGGCGGGTCCTCCACCGTGCGCCGCAGCCTGGAGCTGCGGCTGGAGGGTGGCTCCGCGGCGCTGTCCAACGTCAGCATCCTGTTCCGCTCGCAGTCCCTGGCATCCGCCATCGCACTGGATCCTGCCGTCCAGTACTGGGTGGTGGGATCGGAAACCTCCGGCATGGTGGGGCCCATGGACCTGGCCGGCACCTGGTGGGCGATCATCCAGGGCGTGGATCCGGCCGTCAACGTCACCACGGAAGACGCCGCCGCGATGGTCCGCTCACTCGTGGGCTCGGAGGTGGACATTGATGTGGTGGCCACCGATCCGTGGACCGCCCGGATGCTGCTGGCCCCGGAGTACAGCCGCGGCACCATCTTCCTGGTGGGCGACGCCGCACACCTGAACCCGCCGTGGGGCGGCCACGGCTTCAACACCTGCATCGGCGACGCCGCCAACCTTGCCTGGAAGCTCGCCGCCACCATCAACGGATGGGCCGGGCCGGAACTGCTGCCCAGCTACGGGGAAGAACGCCGGCCGGTGGCAGCCCGCACCATCCGCGACGCCGCGGAAAACGGCAAGGCACTGGCCTACCACTTCGCGGATCCGCACCTGGCGGCCGCCGGACCCCGGGGCGACGCCGCGCGGCAGGCTGCCAACGCGGCGCTGGCCGTGAAGCGGAGCGAGTTCGACTCCCTGGGCCTGGTGCTGGGGTACTCGTACGCGGAGTCGTCGCTGGTGGTGCCGGACGGCCTGCCCGTACCGGCGGAGGATCCCATCCACTACGTTCCCTCCGCCACCCCGGGCGCCCTGCTGCCGCATGCCTGGCTGGCGGACGGCACCTCCCTGTACAGCCATTTGGGAACCGGGTTCACCCTGCTGGCCGACGCCGCCGCGCTGGGAGGGGTGCCGGCGGCGGAGGTTTTCCGGCCGGTGCTGGCGGCCGCCGCCCGGACCGGCGTCCCGGTGACCGTCGCCGTCGTCGGACCATCCGACGACGGCACGCAGCTTTCCGCCGTATGGGGCGCCGGCATCCTGCTGGTCCGCCCGGACCAGCACGTGGCGTGGCGGGGGAATTCCGCCGCGGCCGCGGGCGCAGCCTTGTCCGCGGCGGCCGGTTGGTCGCCCACTTCACTTGAGACCACCAGGAGCATCCGTGCAGACGCCGTCCTTCCGTGA
- a CDS encoding fumarylacetoacetate hydrolase family protein: MQFIGITHHGEPWAAALAGTRIFPLIPVTGFWADAEGWQDKAAGLVAGAAENGTSDAGAWLERGSVTEVPLVPASARVICVGLNYKAHVAEGSFKDQELPPYPTLFARWTASLSVGNVPVPVPAGEDGLDWEGEVAAYIGRRVESADETAAADAVFGYSTFNDITARRAQKLTSQWTLGKNGDFSGPLGPLVSRDEVGDLRDGLQVRTRVNGIEAQNGNTRDMIFSVPAIIALISQTFTLHPGDVIATGTPEGVGYARTPQWLLQPGDTVEVEIEKLGTLTTPVGDRSLRSRA; this comes from the coding sequence ATGCAGTTCATCGGCATCACCCACCACGGCGAACCCTGGGCAGCAGCCCTCGCCGGTACCCGCATCTTCCCGCTCATACCCGTCACCGGATTCTGGGCCGACGCCGAGGGCTGGCAGGACAAGGCCGCGGGCCTGGTTGCCGGCGCGGCGGAAAATGGCACGTCCGACGCCGGCGCCTGGCTGGAGCGCGGCAGCGTCACCGAGGTGCCGCTGGTCCCTGCGTCCGCCCGGGTTATCTGCGTCGGGCTGAACTACAAGGCGCACGTTGCCGAAGGCAGCTTCAAGGACCAGGAACTGCCGCCGTACCCCACCCTTTTTGCCCGGTGGACGGCGTCCTTGTCCGTGGGCAATGTTCCAGTCCCGGTCCCGGCGGGGGAAGACGGGCTGGACTGGGAGGGCGAGGTGGCCGCGTACATCGGCCGCCGCGTCGAATCCGCGGACGAAACCGCGGCGGCGGACGCAGTCTTCGGCTACTCCACGTTCAACGACATCACCGCACGCAGAGCCCAGAAGCTCACCTCACAGTGGACCCTTGGCAAGAACGGCGACTTCAGCGGCCCGCTGGGGCCCCTGGTCAGCCGCGACGAAGTGGGCGACCTCCGCGATGGCCTGCAGGTCCGCACCCGCGTCAACGGCATCGAAGCCCAGAACGGCAACACCCGGGACATGATCTTCTCCGTCCCCGCCATCATTGCCCTCATCAGCCAGACGTTCACGCTGCACCCCGGCGACGTCATCGCCACCGGAACCCCCGAAGGCGTGGGGTACGCCCGCACCCCGCAGTGGCTCCTGCAGCCCGGCGACACCGTGGAAGTGGAGATCGAGAAGCTCGGCACCCTGACCACGCCGGTTGGGGACCGATCCCTTCGGAGCCGTGCCTGA